DNA from Aliarcobacter skirrowii CCUG 10374:
TGTCTCGTTTAAATTAATTTTGGATTTTATCCAATATTTCTTGATAAACCTCTTTTACACTTGCTCCTGTAAGCTTTGCAATTAGCTTTGCTTTTATTTTTGGAGCAATTTCAAGTGGAAGAATATCATCTAAGTCTAAATTAAAACCAACTTTCTCTTTGGCTTCAATTACAACAACCCATTCACCTTTTATCTCACAGTTTTTTAGCTCTTCATATAGCTTTTTAGCACTATTTTTATAGCTTTTTTCATAAAACTTACTAATCTCTTTTACTAAAAATATTGTTCTATCTGGCTCTTTTGTATTTAACTCTTCAAGTAGTTTTAAAAGTCTATGTGGAGATTCATACAAAATTGATACTCTAGGACTTCTTAAAACCTCTTCTAGTTTTGATGCCCTACTTGCACCTTTGTGATCTAAAAAACCAAAAAATGTAAACTCACTACTTGAAAATCCGCTCATAGCAAAAGCTGTTAAAAGTGCATTTGCTCCAGCAATTACTTCATAAGAAACACCATTTTTTATACACCACTCAACCAAAGTTGAACCAGGATCACTAATACAAGGCATTCCAGCATCACTACAATAAACAACATTTTTAGAAAAAGTATCTTTTGAAATAGTTTTTAAAACATCAGCTTCATTGTGAGAGTGAAAAGATTTGAACTCTTTATTTGAAAAATCTAAGTTATATTTTTCACTTAGAAGATTTAGAAGTTTTTTTGTGACTCTTGTATCTTCACAAAAAATTAGTTCCGCTTCCAATAGTGCATCAAGAGATCTTTTTGAAAT
Protein-coding regions in this window:
- the rsmI gene encoding 16S rRNA (cytidine(1402)-2'-O)-methyltransferase yields the protein MLRLVPTPIGNLDDISKRSLDALLEAELIFCEDTRVTKKLLNLLSEKYNLDFSNKEFKSFHSHNEADVLKTISKDTFSKNVVYCSDAGMPCISDPGSTLVEWCIKNGVSYEVIAGANALLTAFAMSGFSSSEFTFFGFLDHKGASRASKLEEVLRSPRVSILYESPHRLLKLLEELNTKEPDRTIFLVKEISKFYEKSYKNSAKKLYEELKNCEIKGEWVVVIEAKEKVGFNLDLDDILPLEIAPKIKAKLIAKLTGASVKEVYQEILDKIQN